In Brassica oleracea var. oleracea cultivar TO1000 unplaced genomic scaffold, BOL UnpScaffold02012, whole genome shotgun sequence, the genomic stretch TGATTTCTCCTGATGACGGATCATCCGAGCTTCTCCAAGATTCCAATACCCTATTTATATTCGATTTGGCATCAAACCCTAGTTTCATATTGGACACTAAAGCATCCGTCGGAAAATCGAAACTCTGCCACAAACACCCAGTTGATAAGTCGTTGTTAAAGTACCTTAACACGAAATTTCCGCTGTCAAGAAGCTCTCCAGTCACTAGTGATTTCATGAGATTTGTGCTAGTCCTATTGGTCCACCAGACGCGGGTACCGTATTGATCAAGGAGTACCAGGTTCGTATCCAAGATTTTGAGGGTTCCTACGGGCTTCGACATTGGGTTGTCTCTATTCGCAACCCATACGACTTCCTGAGGAAACCTGTGGTGCCATATGCCGAGATACCAGCGGTCAGCTACTCCGGAAGTTGTTGACGGTTTaaagaaaccaaacacaaaGACTTTTTCTGGGGACAAGATGTTTCTTCTAGTAGATATCTTAAACGGCTCTGTCGATACAATTTTCGAATCATATTTTGAGGAAAGATGGAGAACTAGGATGAAGAAAAAACGTACcttcatctctctttttcttaaccgttttttttttgtttacttttgtgTTGTTTAGTCATTGacggtatatatatttttgttctacACTAAGTTCAGTCGACCATATACGCTTTGAATGTTCACAATATTGCTTTGACTTTTACAATCTGTCTATTAATTTGAACACAAATGATAGCAAAACTACATGTGCAATTAATTTAACTATTCAGGAAAAAGCATAGCATATGAAGTCCTTGACTAATCGAACAAACTCCACATCgatgatatcaaaacatgaTCCTCTATTTTAGGTCATGCAAACCTATGTTTTGCCGGGAAACGCCTATGCTCCTTAGTGTTTGGCCATCCCGAGAAAATTCACCGCTTTCTAAAACTTCTTAGCAAGAACCACTTtgattaaaatatcaaatttagtgttttgtttatggcattaaaaatattttaattttttttgtttagcaattactgttatttttatttatttttgtccaaatattttaggatttaggatcaAAGGTTTAATGTTTTCAAGATTTAGTGTCTAGtgttttgatttagggtttatgttttatctaaggtttaggattttccaagggtttagaatttagtattttgctgacggtgataaaaatatttttaaaaaattctttttttgcaactactactatttttatttattttacttttttattttaaaaacataatataactacaatatttttttaagatagtgaatatgaaataacaaaatactattaattgatgaacctagaggttcactcTAGAgagtgaacccaaaaataactctAGATAATATGCCAAATTGTTA encodes the following:
- the LOC106321565 gene encoding S-locus-specific glycoprotein S13-like → MKVRFFFILVLHLSSKYDSKIVSTEPFKISTRRNILSPEKVFVFGFFKPSTTSGVADRWYLGIWHHRFPQEVVWVANRDNPMSKPVGTLKILDTNLVLLDQYGTRVWWTNRTSTNLMKSLVTGELLDSGNFVLRYFNNDLSTGCLWQSFDFPTDALVSNMKLGFDAKSNINRVLESWRSSDDPSSGEITYGVERHELVQSVIRKKGMPTFRNEPWKIKNESGNFTYVTYNITVTKEEATYFFTITNKTFFSILRLSYNGVLKRSTWVPKPQQLWKRVDRIQQVWT